The following DNA comes from Pelotomaculum isophthalicicum JI.
AAGCACTGGGAACGCGAATTGGCCTTTAATGGTTCCGGTCATATACTGCACAGCATCTACTGGACTGTCATGGCGCCGGCCGGGAGCGGCGGTCAGCCCGGCGCTCAAACTATTAATCAAATAAATAATTATTTCGGCAGTTTCCCCGCTTTCCAGGAACAGTTCAGCGAAGCCGCCACAAAAGTGGAAGCCTCGGGATGGGCTGTGCTGGTTTGGCAGCCGGCCTGGGGGCACCTGGAAATTTTAAATGCTGAAAAGCACCAGAACTTGACCCAATGGGGCGGCATCCCCATTCTTGTGCTTGACGCCTGGGAGCACGCTTATTATCTTGACTATCAATACCGGCGGGCCGACTACGTCAAGTCTTGGTGGCAACTGGTCAACTGGTTTGAAGTCGAAAAGCGCCTCCTGCTGGCGATGCAGTCACAAATACCGTTAACATTATAAAGCTAACATTTAGCGTTTTAACAAATATAAATTATAAAAAATTTCACACTTTATTGTATCAAACGGTTTTTGACCATTGCCAGGGGCAACCGGATAGTCAATATGACAAAAGCGGCCAGCCAGCCCAAGTCAGCCAGGTTGGACCAGGCCACCTTGCCGTGCAGCAGGGGGCGGATAACTTCCACAGCATGGTATAACGGCG
Coding sequences within:
- a CDS encoding superoxide dismutase; translated protein: MTFFMTPPGRHQLPPLPYLYNALEPVISSATLRFHHDHHHKSYVDDSNKAELKLVEARQKKDFALVKHWERELAFNGSGHILHSIYWTVMAPAGSGGQPGAQTINQINNYFGSFPAFQEQFSEAATKVEASGWAVLVWQPAWGHLEILNAEKHQNLTQWGGIPILVLDAWEHAYYLDYQYRRADYVKSWWQLVNWFEVEKRLLLAMQSQIPLTL